cacagggtggtgaatgtgcaaagtaatgagcttgatgctcctttccaataaatatcgactgtcttattctggtgacatgaagatcgatgcttggctgcagtTTAACAAATCCAAATAATATCGCTCTTATCCATATTAATCTCATAATGTAGgtagcctacccgcactgtattGTGCATTTGATCTCCGCATGTGCTAGCGACAGCCGGAGCGAGCCTCCCACTTTAGTGCAAGTGAAATTAGTTCCGAACTGAATGTATGCGTCTAAgaagtagttttcacatacacattttatatgtccgaactcagaatcatATATGCTTCCAAAAATAACATGATCGCTGTGTTAAGAACGTTTATTTTGATCGACATTCTGCATTTATCAGAGTGCCGTCTGGTAACCTGATTTCAGATgcgtccatgtaaacaggattattagggtagTCGttattcttgcaaagcatgtaaacgttttaatcaaactattatattaatttgACTATCCACAAAAATtgcattattgtgtgcatgtaaccgtacTCAATCAACAGATAAACCTTACAAGGTGAGAATGAGATCACTTGCATGTAACGTAAATCTTTCATTTAGAAATAAAGAGAATGTACATTCTTCAACAATAATCAATCTCTGACATAGCTTCCTCTACAAGAGGGCACTCACCCTTACATGTTATATTCCCAAATAATTTACATGGTCACATTTCTTTGCAAACTGCTGAGAACATAAAATTAAACATTTAGAAAAGTGTAGCAAGAGCTGACCATCATGTAGGCCTAACCAAAATGCCCATTTGAGATGAATAACAGGAGACACGCCAAGGGCAAAAGAACAATAAAGCACAAAGGACAAATGTCAATCAGGTAACAATTCCACCGAAACAGACATTTGTTGGGTCACCAGTGTCTATTTTTAACAGAAAACAGTGGCCTCAACGTTTGCCAACCCTTCCCAATTCCTAAACTCATATTTGCAAAACATTTACATATTTCCAGCAGTGTATGTGGGAGTGTACACCCATTAATACATCTCTGGATACTGTACCAACACAGCCCTTGTGATATATTTTTAATGCCACAGTATGTACAAAGCATCATAACTTCAGTTTAATTCAGTCTAACATCGACACATTTGAAATGTCGAGgtggaaaaaacacacacaccactaaaaaaacatatatttggtATCCAATATTTAGCAATTTCATCACAGTACAAATCACTCACAATATGATACAAATAAATTAAAGCTACATATTTTCCCTAAAGGGTATGACCACTAGCTTTCAGTAGCTCTTAAACTCTCTATTAGTCAGAAAGACTGAGCAGAGACCAGTAGCTTCTGGGACATAGCTCAGACATCCATTCACATGACACTGATAATCAGGCCCTAAGCAGCAGGCTCTCCTGGTGCTAGCGGATGCCTAGGATCTGCCTGCTCTTGAGCTGGTagttcctctccacctcctccagggCCTGGACCCGCAGGTTGGCTGCCTGCAGCCTCCTCTTCAGCCCCAGCTCCTGGCTCTTCTCACTCTGCTTCTGATCAGGCCTTTGGTTCTCTTTGCTGTCTCCGGCAAAACTGACCTTCTTTTCAGGGGGGACATTCTCCTCTCCCACATCTAAAGGGGCCAAGATGGAAAAAAgttacacatttacattttacatttaagtcatttagcagacgctcttatccagagcgacttacaaattggaaagtttatacatattcatcctggtccccccgtgggaattgaacccacaaccctggcgttgcaagcgccatgctctaccaactgagccacacgggacacacGGGACACATGTTGAAAAGGTTTTATTGAGCGCTACTTTATTTGCCGATAAAATACCCTCCCATAATATGTAGGATGATGCCTCAGTGATTAGTCAGGTTGCCAAAACAATTCTCAAGTTCGTAATTTGCCCAGAGATAAACACAGGTGTCTTAAAGTGACCTAAATGTGTTCCCTCCCCTTTATTTGATCTGAAAACATGGCTACCCTATATCATATTGTTCAACTCCAATAAAGAAGCAAAATCACGTATCCTCCCTTTTCGCTTGACACCCATACCCATGTCATTGGAATAGAGTGGTGGCAGGGTCTTCTGCTGTTTTACCAGGTTGCAGCTCTTCAACAAACTCTCCGCtctgaaattaaaataaattgttGGGAGTCAAAATAGAGTATAGCCAACCCTCTTGCAGTTTTATAGCAAGGAATGCGATTATGACAGCAAAGCGTGAAGGAAAGTAGCATTAACACATCTTGGAGGATTAAAGCCTTAGCATTTAGTCtaatgtgacattaaaacagcAGTTTGCTCCATTTCAAGTGAAGTGATCCAAGGGATCTTTGTTTTACCTGGCAAGCTTCTCATTCGATAGTCTCTCGCGAACACAAAGCTCCTGCTCGCGCTCTGTAGgaggaatatatatattttatttaactaggcgagtcagtcaagaacaaattcttatttacaatgaaagccTAATTCACCAGAGTTACAGCATAACAATTCCACAGATTACAAACAATTCAGTCTATATACACTCAGTAGCATAGCCAGTGACACATTGACTACAAACAACAATCATTATAGATGTTTCAGCAGTCCACACCAAGCAACACTGATTAAAAAAACATCCGTGTTCCAACACCAGAGGGGTCTCATCTGTGACTCTGACATTATAGGGACCAGGGTTGGGGTTGAATCagttttcaattcagtcaatttaaGTGAATTGAAATTTCAATTAGGAACAAAATTAAGCTTAATCCTgatgtcggggggctagggttagtttgttatatctggagtacttctgtcttatccggtgtcctgtgtgaatttaagtatgctctctttctctctttctttctctctctctctctcggaggacctgagcactaGGACCATCCCTCAGGAAGACCTGACATGATGacgccttgctgtccccagttcacctggccgtgctgctgctccagtttcaactgttctgcctgcggctatggaaccctgacctgttcaccggacgtgctacctgtcccagacctgctgttttcaactctctagagaccgcaggagcggtagagatactcttaatgatcggccatgaaaagccaactgacatttactcctgaggtgctgcaccctcgacaactactgtgattattattatttgaccatgctggtcatttatgaacatttgaacatcttggccatgttctgttataatctccacccggcacagccagaagaggactggccacccctcatagcctggttcctctctaggtttcttcctaggttttggcctttctagggagtttttcctagccaccgtgcttctacacctgcattgcttgctgtttggggttttaggctgggtttctgtacagcactttgagatatcagctgatgtacgaagggctatataaataaatttgatttgatcttgatTTGATAAGGGTAAACACTCACGCTCCAGCCTCTCCTCGCGCTCCTTTagggccttctccctctcccgcAGCAATTGCTCCTTGAGCCTCAGCTCCGCAGCGGTCGGGGAGGTTGAAGACCCGGCTGGCTTTGGGTTCTCTGGATCAGCCGACCTCCTCCAGTTGCGCGCCTGCATCTTCCTCTGCTCATCGGCGACCACGTCCACCAACAGGCTGCTCTGGAGAATGGACTCCACCGAGGGCCTCAGGTAGTCCTGGCAACGAGGCACAACAACAGTCAAATCAACAAAGAGTAGAATGGTGGGCAGGAGGGATTAAAATATCTTGACATTGAAATTGTATTTTGAGCTTAGTAATGTGCTTGGAGATGGAGACAAATAATAATCTCCTCAGCAGGTATGCTGCAGTGAGGAGTTGCTCACAAGATGACTTGAACTTTAGATGGAGATTTTCTGTGCCGTGAAACATATTCCAAACCTTTAAATGGAGCATTCTGGACAGGAGTGTGTTCAGCTCCTCTGAGTAGCGGTAGGGGATCCTCCTGAACTTCCCCTCTCGGATCTTCTCTGACAGCTCTTTTTGGTTATAAGCTGTGAAAGGAGGACTTGATGGAAGAAACATGCGTCAGACTGTAGTCTAAGGCATTGACTGAGGGATATTTAGTAAGAATATAGATGACCGGTAAGGTAACTTACGATAA
This region of Salvelinus alpinus chromosome 8, SLU_Salpinus.1, whole genome shotgun sequence genomic DNA includes:
- the LOC139583190 gene encoding serine/threonine-protein kinase Nek2-like isoform X1, producing MPSRVDDYEVLYTIGSGSYGKCQKIRRKSDGKILVWKALDYGTMAESEKQMLVSEVNLLRELTHPNIVRYYDRIIDRTNTTLYIVMEHCKGGDLSSLITRCIKERCYLEEEFIMRVMAQLTLALKECHRRSNGGATVLHRDLKPANIFLDVKQNVKLGDFGLARILNHDTSFAKTFVGTPYYMSPEQINRMSYNEKSDIWSLGCLLYELCALSPPFTAYNQKELSEKIREGKFRRIPYRYSEELNTLLSRMLHLKDYLRPSVESILQSSLLVDVVADEQRKMQARNWRRSADPENPKPAGSSTSPTAAELRLKEQLLREREKALKEREERLEQREQELCVRERLSNEKLARAESLLKSCNLVKQQKTLPPLYSNDMDVGEENVPPEKKVSFAGDSKENQRPDQKQSEKSQELGLKRRLQAANLRVQALEEVERNYQLKSRQILGIR